One window of uncultured Methanoregula sp. genomic DNA carries:
- a CDS encoding ATP-binding cassette domain-containing protein, producing the protein MPPILEFTDVHYAYPNCPASLNGVNFAIERGAKVALVGPNGAGKTTLLLMCNGILRPDKGEIRISGSPLKYDSRSLRETRKNVGLVFQNSDSQLFAPTVYQDVAFGPVNLGVDREKIPQMVAENLHAVGLEGYDKRPPHQLSGGEKKRASIAGILIMEPDILIFDEPTSSLDPAGAADLMELLDDLNAQGKTIIISTHDVELAYNWADNIILMNRGVVIHQDSPDKVFNDPALITTTNLRTPALLEIYTELVARNMLDNSGSPRSVLSLVNTLEQKFRLNAPAKKQGTITVCNVDSIPAEKIHTWIAQNPSHRRGAMGTKAKKLAEQESITLDFTYGVIDKCLLRALIGESSLILTTTGMVERVQRRVLSFEEESGIRAGVSLLEEETP; encoded by the coding sequence ATGCCCCCCATTCTCGAGTTTACAGATGTCCACTACGCGTATCCCAACTGCCCGGCTTCACTGAATGGCGTGAACTTTGCCATCGAGAGAGGCGCAAAAGTAGCGCTTGTCGGGCCAAACGGAGCTGGAAAAACAACGCTCCTCCTGATGTGTAACGGGATCCTCCGTCCGGATAAAGGCGAGATACGCATTTCCGGCTCACCTTTGAAGTATGATTCCCGCAGTCTCCGGGAAACACGGAAAAATGTGGGGCTTGTGTTCCAGAACTCCGATTCACAGTTGTTCGCCCCGACCGTGTACCAGGATGTGGCGTTTGGCCCGGTAAATCTTGGGGTAGACCGGGAAAAAATACCGCAGATGGTTGCCGAAAACCTGCACGCGGTCGGCCTTGAAGGCTACGACAAACGGCCACCGCACCAGTTGAGCGGGGGGGAGAAGAAACGGGCATCCATTGCCGGCATCCTGATCATGGAGCCGGATATTCTCATCTTTGACGAACCAACAAGCAGCCTGGATCCGGCCGGGGCAGCGGATCTCATGGAGCTGCTGGATGACCTGAATGCCCAAGGGAAAACCATCATCATCTCAACCCATGATGTGGAACTTGCCTATAACTGGGCAGACAACATCATCCTCATGAACCGTGGCGTCGTGATTCACCAGGATTCCCCGGACAAGGTATTCAATGATCCGGCCCTCATCACTACCACCAATCTCCGTACGCCGGCCCTTCTTGAGATTTACACGGAACTGGTTGCCCGGAATATGCTCGATAATTCAGGATCGCCCAGGTCAGTCCTCTCTCTTGTCAATACCCTTGAACAGAAATTCAGGCTGAATGCCCCTGCAAAAAAACAGGGTACGATCACGGTCTGCAATGTAGACTCCATTCCTGCGGAAAAAATCCATACCTGGATTGCACAAAATCCCTCTCACCGTCGCGGGGCAATGGGGACAAAGGCAAAGAAACTTGCAGAGCAGGAAAGCATCACCCTTGACTTTACGTATGGGGTCATCGACAAATGCCTTCTTCGTGCCCTTATCGGCGAATCCTCGCTCATCCTGACAACAACCGGCATGGTAGAGCGGGTGCAGCGCCGGGTGCTCTCATTCGAAGAAGAGAGCGGGATCCGGGCAGGGGTGTCTCTCCTGGAGGAGGAAACCCCGTGA
- a CDS encoding cobyrinate a,c-diamide synthase, with translation MTIPRIVVAGTHSGCGKTTVASGIMAALTARGLKVQPFKVGPDFIDPSHHTKVCGRTSRNLDPFMMGEAGCSGTFLSASKGADIAVIEGVMGLFDGVDGSDLASTAHVARILDAPVLLVIDAKGMSRSIHALIKGFLEFDPEIRIAGIIINRIGSPRHKEMIASSLAASALGWIPRRENIVVKSRHLGLFMAHESGETEHAGSLVEEFCDLDAIIAIARQAPTLRLNPEPAPSIPQCARIGVAMDNAFCFYYQDNLDRLIQAGAELVFFSPVQGSLPDVDGIYLGGGYPELFLPQLESAPCTSALKKAADSGMPIYAECGGLMYLSREIQAEKTYRMAGILPAVAEMTGRIQALGYVRGEVAGNGSVFSRSQIITGHEFHYSRILPDKDARYAYRLSRGKGIDAGQDGMITSNVIGSYTHAYFSDIFAKEFVGTACRYSRT, from the coding sequence GTGACAATTCCCCGGATAGTTGTAGCCGGTACCCACAGCGGGTGCGGGAAGACCACGGTCGCGAGCGGGATCATGGCAGCCCTGACTGCACGGGGGCTGAAAGTCCAGCCGTTCAAGGTTGGGCCGGATTTCATTGATCCATCTCATCACACGAAAGTCTGCGGCAGGACATCGAGGAACCTGGATCCGTTCATGATGGGTGAGGCCGGGTGTTCCGGCACCTTTCTCTCAGCATCCAAGGGTGCTGATATTGCCGTCATCGAAGGGGTCATGGGCTTATTTGACGGGGTGGACGGATCCGACCTTGCCAGTACCGCCCATGTAGCCCGTATCCTGGATGCACCCGTTCTTCTCGTTATCGATGCCAAAGGGATGTCACGGAGTATTCATGCGCTCATCAAAGGATTCCTCGAATTTGATCCGGAAATCCGGATTGCCGGGATAATCATCAACCGGATCGGGAGTCCACGCCACAAGGAGATGATTGCATCTTCCCTTGCAGCATCAGCCCTGGGCTGGATCCCAAGGCGTGAAAACATTGTTGTGAAAAGCCGGCACCTGGGCCTTTTCATGGCACACGAATCGGGGGAAACGGAACATGCCGGTTCACTCGTTGAAGAGTTCTGCGATCTGGATGCGATAATCGCCATTGCCCGGCAAGCTCCGACATTGCGTTTAAATCCGGAACCGGCACCAAGCATCCCACAGTGCGCCCGGATTGGCGTAGCAATGGACAATGCATTCTGTTTTTATTACCAGGATAACCTGGATCGCCTCATCCAGGCCGGGGCGGAGCTGGTCTTTTTCAGCCCGGTTCAGGGTTCCCTCCCGGATGTTGACGGGATCTACCTGGGGGGTGGGTATCCGGAACTGTTCCTCCCCCAGCTCGAATCCGCCCCATGTACTTCCGCACTGAAAAAAGCCGCAGATAGCGGAATGCCGATCTATGCCGAATGCGGCGGACTCATGTACCTGTCCCGGGAGATTCAGGCTGAAAAAACCTATCGCATGGCAGGCATTCTTCCTGCAGTTGCAGAGATGACCGGGCGCATACAGGCGCTTGGGTATGTGAGGGGAGAAGTGGCTGGCAACGGGTCGGTTTTCTCCCGTAGCCAGATTATTACCGGGCACGAGTTCCATTACTCCCGGATCCTGCCGGACAAGGATGCACGCTATGCATACCGGTTATCCCGTGGCAAGGGGATCGATGCCGGGCAGGACGGGATGATTACATCAAACGTCATCGGTTCGTATACTCACGCCTATTTTTCAGATATATTTGCAAAAGAGTTTGTCGGGACAGCCTGCAGATATTCCCGCACCTGA
- a CDS encoding S-layer protein, with amino-acid sequence MAGTKYTSGSPQLSAYISGANEFTPGKDVPLTVVIQNTGLNEFKFINSGIVDRDDLPNTAKFLTVTLNPGNAPIVIKSDPQMVGDLKGSTTVNAPFSIKVKSDAPAGTYQIPLTLSYTYLYSADQYGVDTIQYQYKQVSENVTLPIKIKSDVSIDVLSATPEHLNVGTEGYINMKIQNTGSEFGTKSVVKILQSGTSPIVPTDSSVYIGDFPPGSIADCRYKVKVTSDAQPQSYPVDVVVVYQNKEGDFVQSRSDTIGVPVGGKADFAIVSPPPEMNPGNKKVINVEFKNTGNTTVYSAQARISAVDPFTSNDDVAYLGDLKPGQSAKASYIVTVDRSATIKEYGLDSEIRYRDSLDNTYISDTMKVKINVTSPTGILTILSNPIYLSILIAAIIGIAYGIYHYRRKKQ; translated from the coding sequence ATGGCAGGAACGAAATATACATCAGGCAGCCCGCAACTTTCAGCGTATATATCCGGCGCTAACGAATTTACTCCCGGAAAGGACGTACCTCTTACCGTTGTTATACAAAACACCGGGCTCAATGAATTTAAATTCATAAATTCAGGTATTGTCGACCGTGACGATCTTCCCAATACGGCAAAATTCCTCACGGTCACCCTCAATCCGGGCAATGCACCTATTGTTATAAAGTCAGATCCCCAGATGGTCGGAGATTTGAAAGGCAGTACTACGGTAAATGCCCCATTTTCCATCAAGGTAAAATCCGATGCCCCGGCGGGAACCTATCAGATTCCCCTGACACTCAGCTACACGTACCTTTATTCAGCAGACCAGTATGGTGTCGATACGATACAATATCAATACAAACAGGTCAGCGAGAATGTCACGTTGCCGATAAAGATCAAATCGGATGTTTCCATTGATGTACTTTCTGCAACACCCGAACACCTCAACGTCGGCACTGAAGGGTACATCAATATGAAGATCCAGAATACCGGTTCAGAGTTTGGTACCAAATCGGTTGTCAAGATCCTCCAGAGCGGCACCAGTCCGATCGTACCAACGGACAGCAGTGTTTACATTGGCGATTTCCCACCGGGAAGCATTGCAGACTGCCGGTATAAAGTGAAAGTCACATCTGATGCGCAGCCCCAGAGCTACCCTGTGGATGTTGTCGTAGTCTACCAGAATAAGGAGGGCGATTTTGTTCAATCCCGCAGCGATACAATCGGTGTTCCTGTTGGAGGAAAAGCGGATTTCGCGATCGTTTCCCCGCCACCCGAGATGAATCCCGGCAATAAGAAAGTCATAAATGTGGAATTCAAGAACACTGGCAACACTACCGTATACAGTGCACAGGCCCGCATCAGTGCCGTAGATCCATTCACCAGTAATGACGATGTAGCATATCTCGGGGATCTGAAACCAGGGCAGTCGGCAAAAGCATCCTATATCGTGACTGTCGATCGCAGTGCTACCATCAAGGAATATGGGCTTGATTCAGAAATCCGTTACCGCGATTCACTCGATAACACGTACATTTCAGACACGATGAAGGTCAAGATCAATGTGACCAGTCCCACCGGTATCCTGACGATATTGTCCAACCCGATTTATCTCTCGATATTGATTGCTGCCATCATCGGTATTGCATATGGTATCTACCACTACCGCCGGAAAAAGCAATAA
- a CDS encoding tryptophan transporter: MKSKDIAIVGILLAIGAILRYFLAMLHTPLTPNMIIAFYCLAIILISPKIYEAIGIGFVAGILSMLISGSIFPPANLISEPLGALVCFGVYGLLKNRTKLAPTATTFLVTLVSGFSFAVLAIIAVAPKILSKYATMEGFIIIFVPIVVITAIFNAVIVQILYIPSSRVLSRGQE, from the coding sequence ATGAAGTCAAAAGACATTGCCATTGTCGGAATTTTACTCGCTATCGGCGCGATCCTGCGCTATTTCCTAGCGATGCTCCACACGCCGCTTACGCCGAATATGATCATCGCATTCTACTGCCTTGCGATCATCCTGATATCCCCCAAGATTTACGAGGCTATCGGTATCGGGTTTGTTGCCGGCATCCTTTCGATGCTGATCTCCGGTTCGATATTCCCACCGGCAAATCTCATCAGCGAACCCCTGGGGGCGCTGGTATGCTTTGGCGTATACGGGCTTCTTAAGAACAGGACAAAACTCGCTCCTACCGCAACAACATTCCTTGTGACCCTGGTGAGCGGATTTTCGTTTGCCGTGCTCGCAATCATTGCAGTGGCACCAAAAATTCTCTCAAAATATGCGACCATGGAAGGATTCATCATTATTTTCGTCCCGATCGTAGTGATCACAGCCATATTTAACGCGGTCATCGTCCAGATCCTCTACATCCCCTCAAGCAGGGTGCTGTCGAGAGGGCAGGAATGA
- a CDS encoding energy-coupling factor transporter ATPase → MIELVQISYTYPHTAQKALDHLSFTIPRGKCVLVTGPSGAGKTTLCLASAGILHHEYGGKKEGTVTLDGKEVSTFGSLSEVARTLGIVFDDAEAQMIFTTVEEEILSALEYRGLAAEVVEERLSTIMEKTHLTELRNRSPHHLSGGQKQRVALAATLALGNDILILDEPTSELDEGATSRIVDILRGLKNEGKTILLVEHKFEHFRDMVDILVVMENGGISAMGKPEDVLRDERMRKIVVADFSGIRSGNKNKTAENSPGKNPDNSPVICVNNLVYSYEKFRALDTITLAITAGEFVAIVGENGSGKTTLVKHFNRLLVPESGTVVIAGKDTRLSSTTELSKLVGLVFQNPDHMFFADSVYDEVAFGLKNQGVTDMDGIIRSALEEVNLGHTSSLYPRWLSRGERQRLAIACVIAMQPRIIVLDEPTTGLDGNEARLVMDVLKRLQKKGHTIVVITHNREIAENCADRILRMEGGRIISDSPVGSV, encoded by the coding sequence ATGATCGAGCTCGTTCAGATTAGTTACACCTACCCCCATACGGCCCAGAAAGCCCTGGACCACCTTTCTTTTACCATACCCAGAGGGAAGTGTGTGCTGGTAACCGGTCCATCGGGGGCAGGAAAAACCACCCTCTGTCTCGCATCCGCGGGAATTCTTCATCACGAATATGGCGGAAAAAAAGAGGGAACGGTTACTCTTGATGGGAAGGAGGTCAGTACCTTTGGGAGCTTGTCAGAAGTGGCAAGAACCCTTGGCATAGTTTTTGACGATGCCGAAGCCCAGATGATCTTTACCACGGTTGAAGAGGAGATTCTCTCTGCGCTCGAATACCGCGGACTTGCAGCAGAAGTAGTCGAGGAACGTCTTTCCACCATCATGGAAAAAACACACCTGACGGAACTCAGGAACCGGTCCCCGCACCATCTCTCCGGAGGGCAGAAGCAGCGGGTTGCCCTTGCAGCAACGCTTGCTCTCGGGAATGATATCCTGATCCTGGACGAACCAACATCGGAACTTGATGAGGGGGCAACTTCACGCATTGTCGACATCCTTCGCGGACTGAAAAATGAGGGTAAGACAATCCTGCTTGTTGAGCATAAGTTCGAACATTTCCGGGACATGGTGGATATTCTCGTTGTCATGGAAAACGGTGGGATCAGTGCCATGGGAAAACCGGAGGATGTCCTCAGAGATGAGAGGATGCGGAAGATTGTTGTTGCAGATTTTTCCGGGATCCGGTCAGGCAATAAGAACAAAACAGCGGAAAATTCACCGGGCAAAAACCCGGACAACTCACCGGTAATCTGTGTGAATAATCTGGTTTATTCCTATGAGAAATTCCGGGCCCTGGATACTATCACCCTTGCCATCACTGCCGGGGAGTTTGTTGCAATTGTCGGGGAGAATGGATCGGGGAAAACAACCCTCGTCAAACATTTCAACAGGCTCCTAGTACCGGAATCCGGAACGGTAGTCATAGCGGGAAAGGATACCAGATTATCTTCCACAACGGAATTGTCAAAACTCGTTGGGCTTGTTTTCCAGAACCCGGATCACATGTTTTTTGCGGATTCGGTATATGATGAGGTGGCGTTTGGCCTTAAAAACCAGGGAGTGACTGATATGGACGGGATCATCCGATCCGCACTTGAAGAGGTTAACCTGGGCCATACGAGTTCCCTCTACCCCCGCTGGCTTTCCCGCGGCGAACGGCAGCGTCTTGCCATTGCCTGTGTTATCGCCATGCAGCCCCGGATAATCGTTCTCGACGAACCGACAACAGGACTTGACGGGAACGAAGCCCGGCTGGTTATGGATGTTCTCAAGCGACTCCAGAAGAAGGGTCACACGATTGTTGTCATTACGCATAACCGGGAGATTGCTGAAAATTGTGCGGACCGCATTCTCCGGATGGAGGGTGGCAGGATCATTTCAGATTCCCCGGTCGGGAGTGTATAA
- the cbiQ gene encoding cobalt ECF transporter T component CbiQ, with translation MELILDEYAQKNALIEISSQIKLLTGIGAILVCISSASPVAPLFIAASMAFVTIVLARIPARLYLSLLMIPVSFALFSGLIILLMSGGGTALYSVNIAGITLSITTDSANLALMVITRTFGGMCSLYFIALTTPIIEVFAVLQQCRLPRGLLDLSMLIYHFIFILIGEAISIHTAQLLRHGYDSFKNSLHSFAMLGAMLFIRAWQQGEDLVVAMDSRCYNGKLELAGTARKTGPRIVVAVFLYLGICIWIAYTSAAIRIF, from the coding sequence ATGGAACTGATTCTTGATGAGTATGCGCAGAAAAATGCACTTATCGAAATAAGTTCTCAGATAAAACTTCTTACAGGTATAGGCGCAATTCTGGTCTGCATCTCTTCAGCAAGCCCGGTCGCTCCGCTCTTCATTGCTGCAAGCATGGCATTCGTCACCATTGTTCTTGCCAGGATTCCGGCCCGGCTCTATCTGTCCCTCCTGATGATCCCCGTCTCGTTTGCACTCTTCAGCGGTCTCATAATCCTGCTTATGAGCGGGGGAGGCACTGCATTGTATTCGGTAAATATTGCAGGAATAACCCTGAGCATCACAACTGATTCGGCAAACCTTGCCCTGATGGTGATCACCCGGACATTCGGGGGAATGTGTTCATTGTATTTTATCGCGCTCACAACGCCGATTATCGAGGTATTTGCCGTGCTGCAGCAATGCCGGCTTCCCCGGGGACTGCTCGATCTCTCCATGCTGATCTATCACTTTATTTTTATCCTGATCGGCGAGGCGATCTCCATTCATACGGCGCAACTGCTCCGGCACGGATATGATTCATTTAAAAATTCCCTTCATTCGTTCGCCATGCTGGGTGCAATGCTTTTTATCCGGGCATGGCAGCAGGGAGAGGATCTGGTTGTTGCCATGGATTCCCGCTGTTATAACGGAAAACTTGAGCTGGCAGGTACTGCAAGAAAAACCGGACCCCGGATTGTTGTCGCAGTATTCCTGTATTTAGGGATCTGCATATGGATTGCCTACACCAGTGCAGCTATCAGGATATTTTAG
- a CDS encoding energy-coupling factor transporter transmembrane component T produces MAEILAYVHKEGFFHRLHPFTKIAFILLFGLMSILTTNIEFLIALVIVVLAISYCANLGKEVFQQFRLIAIMSVILIGITILTMPSGDTIGHVIPSAIPVIGGFIPITTGAIEFGLVLTFRFMVLICAFQLFVISTQPRDIVQTMERMRIPIDYTLMFLIALRFIPTLQIEGKRIHEAQVARGYNPGAGFMGKLRSVAPIVIPLVSNALARATVLGLTIDIRGYRTGIKTRMREFAFRRRDYMVISVILLAGCGYSILLIRQIL; encoded by the coding sequence ATGGCAGAAATACTTGCTTACGTGCACAAGGAAGGTTTTTTCCACCGCCTTCACCCGTTCACAAAAATTGCATTCATCCTGCTGTTTGGCCTGATGTCGATCCTGACAACAAACATTGAATTTCTTATCGCCCTGGTTATTGTGGTTCTTGCAATCTCGTACTGCGCAAATCTTGGAAAGGAAGTATTCCAGCAGTTCAGGCTGATCGCCATTATGAGCGTTATCCTGATCGGCATAACGATCCTGACAATGCCAAGCGGTGACACGATTGGCCATGTTATCCCGTCAGCGATCCCGGTTATTGGCGGATTTATTCCAATCACCACAGGAGCGATAGAATTCGGTCTCGTCCTCACGTTCCGGTTTATGGTCCTTATCTGTGCATTCCAGCTCTTCGTGATCTCAACCCAGCCCAGGGACATTGTCCAGACCATGGAACGCATGAGAATACCGATAGATTACACCCTCATGTTCCTCATTGCACTCCGGTTTATACCCACGCTCCAGATTGAGGGTAAAAGGATCCATGAAGCCCAGGTAGCACGGGGTTATAACCCGGGAGCCGGGTTTATGGGAAAACTTCGCAGCGTGGCCCCGATTGTTATCCCGCTCGTATCAAATGCACTGGCACGTGCCACGGTTCTCGGATTAACAATAGACATCCGGGGATACCGCACCGGCATAAAAACCCGCATGAGGGAATTTGCATTCCGGCGCAGGGACTATATGGTCATAAGCGTGATTCTTCTCGCCGGTTGTGGATATAGTATTCTCCTGATCCGGCAGATACTTTGA